The following coding sequences are from one Gossypium raimondii isolate GPD5lz chromosome 4, ASM2569854v1, whole genome shotgun sequence window:
- the LOC105778996 gene encoding uncharacterized protein LOC105778996, with translation MKDLGNFTIPCSIGNHYLGKALCDLGASINLMPLSTFRTLGIGHMKPTTVTLQLAYRSFAQPKGQIKYILVHMDKFVFPTNFIILDCKEDNEVPIILGQPFLAIGRTLIDDYKGELTMRLNDEHITFSVFESIQCKDKEECHAIDVLDDLIEEEFNDQSTMVSEEFVVKSNDEFLDNCDSMVEANNIELKHGWQIESLGLANRTTLIFKPSIDKAPTLELKPLVTHVKYVFLAANNTLPIIVFVTLDVTQE, from the coding sequence ATGAAAGATCTTGGCAACTTTACTATCCCTTGTTCAATTGGGAACCATTATTTGGGAAAAGCTTTATGCGACTTGGGAGCTAGCATcaacctaatgccactatctacttttaGAACGTTgggaattggtcacatgaaaCCTACTACAGTGACATTGCAGCTAGCTTATCGATCATTTGCTCAACCTAAAGGGCAAATCAAATATATCTTAGTTCATAtggataaatttgtttttccaactaattttatcatacttgactgcAAGGAAGACAATgaggttcccataatcttgggacAACCATTTTTAGCCATCGGACGAACTCTTATTGATGATTATAAAGGTGAACTGACCATGCGACTTAATGATGAGCACATTACCTTCAGTGTTttcgaatctattcaatgcaaggaTAAAGAAGAATGCCATGCTATCGATGTGTTAGATGATTtaattgaggaagaattcaatgaccaaagcaCAATGGTTTCTGAGGAGTTTGTAGTGAAATCTAATGATGAATTCTTAGATAATTGTGATAGCatggttgaagctaataatATTGAACTCAAGCATGGATGGCAGATTGAATCCTTAGGCTTAGCCAATAGAACAACTCTAATTTTCAAGCCATCTATCGACAAAGCTCCTACtctggaattgaaaccactaGTAACTCATGTTAAATACGTCTTTCTAGCTGCTAACAATACTCTCCCAATTATTGTCTTCGTAACACTGGATGTAACTCAAGAATAG
- the LOC128040474 gene encoding uncharacterized protein LOC128040474: MDLLVKHRANLDCAAKQMVLRTNEDEEVAMVGERRDFLSGVISALRVEKLVRKGCEAFLAYIGASDSMGPSIGDVRTVKEFFDVFPDELPGLPPSHEVEFGIELLPGTAPVSVAPYRMAPKELDSLWSLQVASSAVWADECTSYLHGSNELNISVLLRSVCGGIHRRYLGYYRRFVESFSLIAAPLSMLLRKRVLFNWTDEQQESFETLKKVLTEAPILIQQEFGKEFTVYSDASHKELNLRQQRWIELLKDYDFLIEYHPGEANAIADALSRRAVFELRMMFSRLSLFDNGSLLAELQVENGETSDFGLNSKGVLCFREREASARQKSYADLKCREIEYSVGDYVFLNVSPWKKILRFGWKGKLSPRFIGPYRILKHVGLVAYQLELPPKLDQFHDVFHVSMLRRYRSDPSHIVPVEQIKVT, translated from the exons ATGGATTTATTGGTTAAACACCGTGCAAATTTGGATTGTGCTGCTAAGCAGATGGTATTAAGGACTAATGAGGATGAGGAGGTGGCTATGGTTGGGGAGCGAAGGGACTTTCTGTCTGGTGTGATCTCTGCATTAAGGGTCGAAAAACTAGTTCGTAAGGGTTGTGAAGCGTTTCTAGCTTATATTGGTGCATCTGATTCTATGGGTCCTTCTATTGGAGATGTCAGAACTGTTAAGgaattttttgatgtttttccCGATGAACTCCCTGGGTTGCCTCCTAGTCACGAGGTTGAATTTGGAATTGAGCTCCTGCCAGGAACGGCTCCAGTGTCCGTCGCCCCTTATAggatggcaccgaaggagctg gactcgttatggtcattacAAGTTGCTAGTAGTGCCGTTTGGGCTGACGAATGCACCAGCTACCTTCATGGATCTAATGAACTGAATATTTCAGTCCTACTTAGATCGgtttgtggtggtattcatAGACGATATCTTG GGTATTACAGACGTTTTGTTGAGAGCTTTTCCTTAATTGCTGCACCTCTGAGTATGTTGTTGCGTAAAAGGGTACTGTTTAACTGGACTGATGAGCagcaagaaagttttgagacACTGAAGAAAGTTCTGACTGAGGCCCCTATCTTAATACAGCAAGAGTTTGGGAAGGAATTCACTgtctacagtgatgcatcacat AAGGAGCTGAATCTTAGGCAGCAAAGATGGATAGAGCtacttaaggattatgatttcTTGATTGAATATCATCCTGGTGAGGCTAACGCAATAGCTGACGCTTTGAGCCGTAGGGCTGTATTTGAATTGAGAATGATGTTTTCTCGTCTCAGTTTGTTTGATAATGGTAGTTTGTTGGCTGAGTTGCAA GTTGAGAATGGGGAAACTTCAGATTTTGGGTTGAATAGTAAAGGAGTACTGTGCTTCCGTGAGAGA GAAGCATCTGCTAGGCAGAAGTCTTATGCGGATCTTAAATGCcgagagattgagtattctGTAGGGGACTATGTTTTTCTTAATGTCTCTCCTTGGAAAAAGATACTGAGGTTTGGCTGGAAGGGTAAGcttagccctaggttcattgggccttaTCGTATACTGAAGCATGTGGGGCTGGTTGCATATCAGCTTGAGTTGCCTCCAAAATTGGATCAATttcatgatgtgttccatgtcTCCATGCTTAGGCGTTATCGTTCTGATCCCTCACATATTGTACCGGTCGAGCAGATTAAGGTTACGTAA